TAggaaataataccagttctgtcaacgacacatgtacatacttggactatAACAAGGTTAAACTACTAAGCCAACTCGTAGAGGGAATTGAAGAgaatggtccactcaagtattacatcgtgctagattgcaattgtgaaaagccaatgggtacgtgtgaagacaagagggtcttaaaaaccacgaatgttccactctttgcagttcgttaAGTGGAGGATGTCATAACTGAaaacatctttaagatatgttaAGAGGAAGAGTACCAATTATGAAAGGgttccggatggtctttgtctggtgttaagcgactacaagtacacattaacaagcttgatccacttcgagctagctcctacatcgaaatacttacctgcatcaaagaaaaatatgcggtggtcaatctgtaaataattAGATGAGCACATGCGTTTTAAGTGTGTAATTCTGGTCAAATTAGATGCGGGtaagcatctgagcatgttaatcagtgctacaatgacttggagggaaggttcaacttcactaactacgagtttcccaatccactttgccagatccctctgttcgagaaacagaatcctcgtgcctgcataaacatctatagcattaACGAAAACCAGTAGATTGTAACATCACgtgtcgctctagaagagaaaagaacatcacttcaaacttaTGTTCTTGGTCTTAAAATATGTGGTTTTTTTGAATTGTGTagattattgttttgaaatttgcTGACTTGTATTTGAAATATGattaattgtgtttgaaatatgagtattagtgttttaaatgtgtgttcacattagcaATAAACACATTAGTATTCTTAcagaggaatgattctgagttaataaactaatttaatgtaatgtgcttccagttattcttgagtcatatatattttattgattttttttgtattcgtcttggaatatattgagggatataagtttttattttgattcaCTGACATCATACAAGAAAtgtccgcattttaatcaggtggcacCTTAATAAAATTATCCATTAgtcattcgttaaataggttaagtacagccgagaaacactcgtttgtaagatgattctcttcccccttgaggtctggcaaagccctctatctgtaaaacatggctggttaatgttaagaatggtgtgtctataaaagcaaagaagtgaaatggtagcaaaatattagatgactataatgatcacgagaaatgagaagatgatgattctaatagtactataccaggtcttgttaattatttgaaacaaaatttaacaaagaaagtagcattttcatggggattaaaagaaaattacaccaagttctagtcgactccatgaaattgagaacaCTTTAGATCAGTCTAAAGCTGAAAATGCCGAAGACTacgatgattcacctgaagcttacaagaactaaggctatgattaagaacttgaagctcacaagatccaATACTGTGATAAATTGTTGAgatcaaaatgatggaaacgacttattaaactaaattattcagattaggcttatgatggtcagtggggcgattataattttaatgactttgaggctggtattattAAAGGATCTTCAGAGGTCTTAATagtattaataatgaaaatttacataatatGGTAGCGgcagaagagatttattacacaaCATGGAAATATTATAACAtgttggtagataggttaagacttctacttgcatcgcaaaaatgaagaaaatttacccaataccaaacaaatatggtctatacttcgtgaaatatgaaatgcatgctacatacaaaaataacttgttttgtctgcatgtgtataaaagtgataAACAAAACTATACTTTGgacaaaaaagtttgttttatatattattgtaatctaatttctaggtaaggttgggttctcgtagtacaacttctaacttaaagatgtaaaattcgtaataaataactaacaaaatgaagagtcataataacgtatttccggcaattgtggcgggtacgtgctacattgtaacttaaataatttggagccaaatgtggttggaggcattgtagccggcttgagctggatcctatcttttcctttagtattttagctaatgtatcctagatatcgtatcctactgagttgaatgtattatccaaatgtgtgcccgtttcattgaatgttttttttcaaGTCAGTAGCCAGGGCTGTATATGTAATAGTTCAAAAATAacttggtgttgtaacagtaggcataaaatacatatttcagggatgtttctgctctacagtaagctttaaatttgctgagttggtatttttatagcAAGATTTTTTTCCATGTgtttttgatgtatccttgtagcctcgtggtcttgtagcctggtagtattgtagactcgtagccgattggaaccttgtagctggTAGCTATGTTGCCAAGAAATCTTGTAGCCTGGTtaggaataaatattttaaactatgttcacagagataaaaggatgggtggatgagtgatttattcctgctctaaaccTAAGGCCGCACTGAACAGAAATGCCTGGCGGGTGGAGGGTAGCGAGACGCCTGGCGACCAGCGAGGCAGAGATATTACCTTTGTTGACGGGTGAAAGTGGCCGCACCGGAAACATCCACCCTCGACCCTCCAGTCTCAACCGCCTGGCGGGTCGCCTGGCGGGTATCCACCCGAACAATCCTGTTTGTTCTTCCAGCCAGCCATCCAGGCATTTTACCGCTGCACTACGACTGCGCTACAGCATGGAGGAACTTATTATAGCAGCTGTGTACAAGCGTAAAGCTATTTGGGATCCTACCGACGGTCTCAGGAAGAATTCAAAGATTTTGAATGCATTGTGGGCTGAAGTAGCTCAAGAAGTTGGAATAGATGGTAAGTTATTAATCTACAGTATTCGGGATGTATGAGTCTGGAAAGTCCATAGTTCTATTTGTTTCATGTAATTTGTGTTCTGTTGCAGAAagctattaaaatgtaattatattgaCACACAAGTACctaatgaaataatattaagttATGATTACTTTACTCTTTACTTTCCTATTTCATTAAGataatttttacagtatattttacaAAACGTCAGTAGTAAAAGATATATTGGAGCGGAACGTTAACGTTTGTATAACTACCATTTAATGATAATACAGTATCATCTTTATTCGTATTTTAATTTACAGTGTCAAGTACAATTTTCTTTGAACATACGTTGCTCCATATGTCTGTTCtgcaatgtttattaaattgTAATGCCTGTTGACTTTGTTTTTAACTTACCCAGACCATTGTTATCACTTCAGCCATTAAATTTCAAGACAAATACTACATAAAATAACTTTAGCCCTAATTGAATcttaaaaacacaacaaattatgTAACTGAAAAGTTGTTAAGATTTTGGTTTCTGTTGTGGCGGCGCACAATGTTCTGTGGGAGAGCATAATCTTCCTGCCATGGGACTGAACCCACGCCATTGAAGTAATCCGTTAAGTGATCTCTGGTTCTTAATGCTGTTGTGGTGAATCGGTGATGCACAGGCTGAAAGTTAGGGACACCGCGGCATACATTTTCTCGTACACATCTCTTTCGTGTGTCAGAACGAAGTTATGTAGGATGCAAATAGCTTTAACTATTTGTACAGCATTAGAAACATTCGATTCAATTGCCTTATTTAACAGTCTCCACTTTGCAGCCATGATGCCAAATGTACATTCAACACTATTTCGCGCACGACTTAACCTGTAGTTAAACACTCTCTTCCGATCATCTAAATCTCTTTGCGGGTAAGGTCGCATCAGGTATGACAATAAGGGGTAGCCTTCATCTCCTAACAAGACAAATGGAACTGTCGTATTTGTAGATGGAAGAGGTCTGCATTCTGGCACGTTCAGTTCTCCAGCTTCAAGTAAACGGAACAAATTCGACGATCTAAAATTTCCTCCATCACTTTGTCTCCCCGGAGTGCCAATGTCGACAGCAATAAGCCTTCCATCTGCATCGACTACAGCCTGCAGTAAAATTGAAAAGAACTGTTTATAACAGTGGTACTGCGATCCACTGTTGGCAGGACACTTTATTCTTACGTGTTTGCCGTCTATGCACCCGAAACAGTTGGGGAAATTccatttcttttcaaaattttcagCCACAGAAAGCCACATTTCTTTTTTTGGGGCGGGTAGATAATCATCTTTTAAAATATCCCATATAACTCGGCAGGTGTCATGGACGATCTCAGCAATAGTTGTCTTGCCCATCTTAAATCTCAATGCCAACGAACTGAAGGACTCCCCGGAAGCCAGATATctgaaacacataaaacaaataatgtGATAAAATGAAAAgctaatataataaaaacatagACAAAACTTAATGCATTCTAGCTCGTTAGAATTTTATACTGAATGTTTTATGTTGTGTATattgttgattatttaatttGGTGTTGACATTTTATGTTTGACTTATTACGGAATTTTCCTGAACTATTTGTAGGTACTTCCATtagaataacaaaaatatataatttcttaaatctttctgaaatattaataaataataccaATGATAATGGAGATTTTGAACATAGATAGCACCTGAGAATGGCAAAGGCCTAGTAGCCGCAACAGTTTGACCAAAATACGTTtctgtttgtatgtatgtatatatatatatatatatatatatatatgtaaacaactaatatttattttattcattaccCGTTTTCTTTCTCTTTCAGTGAAGACAGCGAGAGCAAAATGGAAGAACCTTCGCGCTTATTTCGCCAAAGAATTGCGAGAGTTAGAAATCCCAAAAAGTGGAAGTGGTGGCAATACAAAAACTGTAAGTACATGGAGCTTTTTCTCTCAACTGATGTTTTTAAAAGATGTCATTGTTAGCTCTAGTTGTCCTAGAGACGATAACCTTCATGTTTCTAAAGAAGCAACAACACAAGACAGCAACGATGCTTCACAATCATCTGAAACAAATGTGACCAACAATTACGAAACATTCGAACAGCAAAGTGAGTCTCTTGCCATTCTAGCAGATGTCATACCCGAAACGTCAACTTTGAGTGTTTCACAGGAAACTgagtacaattttttaaagaaaagaagtGAAGTTAGAAAACGGAAACAAACTTCATCACAGCAAAGATGTAAGGAAGATGAGTTAAttgaaatagaaaaaaagaaGATTGCTCTTCTCGAAAAAGAGATCAACACCACAGAAGATCCGGATCTGAACTTCTTCAAGAGTTTATTGCCGTACATGCACTGTTTCAATGGCTTACAAAAGCTTCGAGTACGTGCGGCAATACAAGAAATCGTTACCCGAGAGTATGAGGCAACACAGAGCATAGGTCCATTACCACATCATCAACTTGCAGGAAGCTACTTGTCTTCTCCCGCCACGCGGGATTCATCCGAGAATCACCATGTACTACATCCTGCGTCATTTAATGCGCCTTCAACGGAATCTTTGGATACATCAACAGGAACATTTGATGTTTCTCACTATTCGTAATTTTTCGCAAGTGTAAAATATGCATCTATGAAAATACCATTGAATGTTTATAATTGTGTGATAATATTGTTAGTGAAAATTAGGCAGGGCTAGTGTATACCATTTGTACTGtttcaataataataacattaaaattactaataaaaaCCCTGTGAAAAGGCTCATCAAAACCAATATCATATTTATAACagcaatattataatttatagtagtgaaaataaaattggtCTTACCTGCATGTAATTACTAGTCGTTGTTCAGCAGAGATTGTTTCTCTGAAGTTTGTTGTCACATGATGCAGAAACTTTTGCACtttgaaaaaaagtaaatcaaaCAATTCTTTGCTCATCCGCAAGTAATTATAAAACTTGTCACTGTGGTTCCTAAGCTCCTTATAAACCCTAACAAATTCACCGTCCGTTGTTCTTTGTACATTATAATCATGAATCCACGCCCTATGGTTCCTATTTAGTAGTTTCGCTTTCAAAACAGAATTTTCGGACAGCAAAATTCTGCGAGATGCTTTTGAAAGTGACATTTAGATGTGCACGTTTTCAGCTTTCGCGTCAGACTGAAGGAGGATGCAAGCTGTAAACAGCCTGTCGGTGCGGTCAGGCTGCATCCAGCCACTACCCGCCAACCTCCACCCTCTACCCTCCTATCTACCCTCCTGCTGTGTTCGGTGCGGCCTTAGCTTAAAGGAAGCCATGTGatgggagttcgcagcaaaaaaaagttatatgtggatttatgtGTTACTGAAATTCAGAAAAAACTgtcatggtgcctgttaatgtaaaagataactcactcctggaaacggtttattttgatgcaaataaacttggcgtagtaaaacgtagagctaaaattgaatatcttgtgtgtatttataaatggttgacataaatattccatgttgttaaaatacataattaccatccgagatgttactacttggaataTTTTCGAGGTTCGGcaatacgtggcggattctatggagaagaaattcagcctactaAGTActcaagcgattattaagtagaaaaattgatatattAGAAATATGATCCTtctttgtgaagtggctaggattcgttAAATGTAAAAATCAGTTGGATTAAATCTActgatgtcatataaattttaatgttttaaattgttgtaaatttttatattaataaatgcaagtctaaaatacataaaaatatgtatttaattatgtactgtttgaaacttttcactagttaccagagtttGGGAtattcgtcgaaggtgcttaaaattgTATTAGGTGGCTGGGGACGTGTGCTGTCAGGTCTAAATGACTCAGATTTTTGGAGTATGAATGGTTTGggtgaagaggggagggggtaggtctgctgacgtcaaaggccgtgcgtcagtgacgtgtgtgcttggcacgcacgaacaggactgcaatagaaagagtagaggggtggggacagttgtaCAATTCCACCCTTAGGATgaatcattcgtagttatcaacagagctactAAGATGTGTCTTACCAGCGATGAGAAAATTGTGGAAGAGGAGTTCTATGCGTGTTGTCACGAGGCTAGCGGtcgggaagaagctcttgcgatggatgatgacgaagagtccagggaagacatcgcagatgtacctgtgaacacctccactctgactgtggaggatattgccgCTGTGGTGAGGGAATATTAGgcacttattcctcaattatcgactttgcagctgtgtgatgcttgtatagttgtgtggacaaAGTATTTGATTGCTAGTATGGAACGTACTttggagcggggtgttgtgaagggggtcggtaacgccttctgaatggtaATGTGtaaacaagggggagaagatggtgcgaaggattgtgttttttttattaaatagtattaaatattgtttaaatattttcatttattcgacttcttgccacaacttaaaaaatactatttttaattgaTATGAAGTTCATCTCGTAGCGGCAGTAGGTAATgactgaggtgagtgttgtaagtgcatcatatacactatagcgatcataCATTAAgctgaaacgtaaaatgttatgtgtcggatgtggtctctctcatGAAAATAGAGGAACATCTAATACTGcacaaatgtgaatcggtatttttgtttctAGCATAATATTAATGTGTACGATTAGGCTgagtgtgtttttgtttttgattaaaaatattaggGGGGGGGCGGatatttacacaaaaatttaaaatatctgcttccatgtagctttttaaacattaatacgcgaacatgttcctacttagaagagatacttatctactttTGAGTTgagactctgaaaaatttctagttcctgtgacgactatgaagttgtaattaaatttgatggaagaaaaagttattaagtattattactataaccattttaataaatggtcttttttaatttgttatattttgaatttatgtttcaagGTAACTGATTATAGTTTCGAAGGTATTTTTACGTGAAAGACTGaaaacatgtacgcaaacatgaaattGTATAGGAATgcaattatacgcagacattaaaaatatctgcttccatgcagcttttaaacactgTATGCAAACAcgaacttgtttaggaatgtaattatatgcagacattaaaaatttctgcttccatgcagctgtaaaacacgtgtacgcaaacatgagaagagaatattacttgtgagttaggactctgaaaaatttctggtccgttAAGATGgagtaatatatgtttttaataattatcaTTACTTAAACTATCACATCAACAaagatagtattgataacatatattgtAGATAAAACCTATAAATTATACGactaagaaaaaatggtggttacaacaacgaaatgactgtgTATTTTGtagatttttgtctataagggtcataataatgctagtacgggataggaactcgaccttacactaacgtactttacaaacctacacccgatgataacatccataagatgaaatcaagatggcggtctccactaaataaggtGGCTGCCGCCGGCAGACAACGATtgtgtatacatttttattttgatattaaattattttaaagaatgtggtgtaacgaaaaattgtaacagggatgagtggagTTTTCGATCaagatgtcattgtaacagaggagtggggtgctagatggtgtattcgtaatgtaaaggagtggggtgttcgatgcacaggtgtttttattaaaattttattgaataatatattttttaacttttattttaaaattttgattatttaattttatataaattttgaacttttttcattaaagtcggataataaatgaagattttcaaAATAGCGGACGAAACTAAAATTGGCGGAatgttctataaaacaaaatggcggaatgttatagaaaaacaaaatggccactggggtcaaaggtgaaggtcatatccaagatggctgcaggaatTTACGTCATTCAAGATGGCTTACGCGGATCCACGGAtcacccaccccccacccctgtcCCCATACATTCTATATATACATTCTCAAATTATCTTTTCcggaaaactgcttatgacatttgtaacaaacaaacattttacgatattggttcttggcacattcgctcttctcgtgtcgtcgagcattgctgttgtttgagaaattattgtcgcagtaacagcaccgatgttcgttaaatgttgtcaaatcagcaaccaTTGGAGACTCCATGAAGGTcgaaacgtcgttcatcgtggtttcctgcacagccagctctgtagtcattaagctctcttctgctggtggtaccacgactgatgaagtctcctcaaatgttgacgtcgtcgttgccaacaggatctgcaccttcttcgtcgtaGCTGACGctaaggttcccgtagacgatggtacaacgtccatcaagttcgtcgttaaagtcggtaaagatgccatcgagttcgcaagaacaagtGAATCGGTCATTTGAGAAACCCTACATGTCCACTTTTTTCCGAAATCAACTTTTATACATGGATCGGTTCTTCTTCGTCAGTTACACGGAATGAACTGAAAAACGCTACATGTCCACATCTCTCTGTGTATAAAGCGGGAGTAGAAAATAATGTGTCATTTGAGAAAGCCCACATGTCCAGGACATGTGGCCTTTCTTAACTGACTGGACATATGCGGTTTCTCAAATGACtattttttgtatgttggcaCACATGAAAAAGCCACAGATGTGTATGTGCATCTTGTTATTGTTTATGTGAACTGTCTCTGTGTTCTCAACATGAACAAAGACGAAGCTTTTGTCAGTTGTTAACGTAAAAAAGGTGTAAAACAAGTAGAGTACCAGTGTGAAAGGATAAAAAAGGCACGATTAAAGAATGAAGACTATATAAATTACAAAGGAAATATTGTTAAATCAAAGGAACATGGATTTCACTGCAGGTAACTTCCTACCTAACCTACGTtgctttttttgtctttcttaaaAGTAGGCTAGCCACAATAATCATTGTGAAGCATACACAACAGTGTTTTGCATTAGTTTTTGCATCTCTTTAATACTAAACACAAGCATTGAATACTAATCATTTGTTTTTCCCAGATGCCGATGGAAATGCATACCACAGAAAATGCCTGAAGGAGAATGTCAAAGTATCTACGTCCGATTAATTGATTTCACCACAAAAATTGAACAAGATGCATACCTTCAGAGTTTGATTGAATGTAAGCCTACCCATTGGCACCACAGCAGAATTGGTACCAATGAGGACAACCGGCAAACGAAACATAAATCACATACATTTAAGTACATAGTTTCGACAGAAAAAGGAAAAGCTGAGGTATGTAAAAATGCTTTTCTTTCTATTCACGGTATCACCGCAGATCGAGTTAAGCGATTGTGCAAACTTCTGGCAGCAGGTAAATCGCCAAAAGATCTTCGGGGCAAAGTAACCCCGGAAATACAAAACCAGTATCCCTTGTCAAATGTATTACTGAACATATATCATTTCCTCACAAAGAGGCCCACTATACCACGAGAGTGTACAAGTATCTTAGCGCAAATTTGAATGTGAAACTCATGTGGAGCCTTTTTAAGGAAAAACATCCACACCTTAGTGTTAACTATAAGTACTATCTAAAGATTTTCAATGAGACTTTTGACTTGACGTTCGGAAGGCCGCAGATTGACTCGTGTTGCAAATGCGAAGAGCTTTCAGTGAAAATCAGAAGTCCTTCTCTGAACGATGCTGCCAAAAGAATTTATACGGCAGAACTTATTGTTCATAAACGTAGAGCTAAAAAATTCTATACCTACATGAAGCATGTGAGAGAAAAATGTATACAAGACAGTACAGTAATAGGAATTTGTCTGGATTTCATGCAAAACCTCCAGTTGCCTGAAATACCTGTACAAGAAGTATTTTACCTTCGCCAGCTTACCCTTAATGTTTTCAACATACACAACCTGGCTAACGAAAAGGCAAAGTTTTATCTATATCACGAAGGCATAACAAAAAAAGGCCCAAATGAAGTATGTTCCATCGTGTATGATTACATTAATAGTGAACTGGATGGAAATGTA
The DNA window shown above is from Bacillus rossius redtenbacheri isolate Brsri chromosome 2, Brsri_v3, whole genome shotgun sequence and carries:
- the LOC134529948 gene encoding uncharacterized protein LOC134529948; protein product: MSLSKASRRILLSENSVLKAKLLNRNHRAWIHDYNVQRTTDGEFVRVYKELRNHSDKFYNYLRMSKELFDLLFFKVQKFLHHVTTNFRETISAEQRLVITCRYLASGESFSSLALRFKMGKTTIAEIVHDTCRVIWDILKDDYLPAPKKEMWLSVAENFEKKWNFPNCFGCIDGKHVRIKCPANSGSQYHCYKQFFSILLQAVVDADGRLIAVDIGTPGRQSDGGNFRSSNLFRLLEAGELNVPECRPLPSTNTTVPFVLLGDEGYPLLSYLMRPYPQRDLDDRKRVFNYRLSRARNSVECTFGIMAAKWRLLNKAIESNVSNAVQIVKAICILHNFVLTHERDVYEKMYAAVSLTFSLCITDSPQQH
- the LOC134529946 gene encoding uncharacterized protein LOC134529946; the encoded protein is MPGGWRVARRLATSEAEILPLLTGESGRTGNIHPRPSSLNRLAGRLAGIHPNNPVCSSSQPSRHFTAALRLRYSMEELIIAAVYKRKAIWDPTDGLRKNSKILNALWAEVAQEVGIDVKTARAKWKNLRAYFAKELRELEIPKSGSGGNTKTVSTWSFFSQLMFLKDVIVSSSCPRDDNLHVSKEATTQDSNDASQSSETNVTNNYETFEQQSESLAILADVIPETSTLSVSQETEYNFLKKRSEVRKRKQTSSQQRCKEDELIEIEKKKIALLEKEINTTEDPDLNFFKSLLPYMHCFNGLQKLRVRAAIQEIVTREYEATQSIGPLPHHQLAGSYLSSPATRDSSENHHVLHPASFNAPSTESLDTSTGTFDVSHYS